One stretch of Trichomycterus rosablanca isolate fTriRos1 chromosome 3, fTriRos1.hap1, whole genome shotgun sequence DNA includes these proteins:
- the clec3ba gene encoding tetranectin, producing the protein MAFRCMALFLCVSLWFANSTIEQILQNENKQKDVLLESEAVNSTTIEELRKKIDEIVQELTVLKEVQALHYVCLKGLQIPGKCFLANPMKKTFHTANEDCISKGGTLSTPLTDDENTHLRSYVRQTVGPREHIWLGINDLAKEGEWVDKTGSNISFQNWERDITHQPIGGRTLNCAIMSGMTNGKWFDENCRSERASVCEFIII; encoded by the exons atggctttcagatgcatggcattgtttctctgtgtttctctgtggtttgcaaactccacaataGAACAAATCTTACAGAATGAGAATAAACAGAAAG ATGTGCTGCTTGAATCAGAGGCTGTTAACAGCACTACCATTGAGGAGTTGAGAAAGAAAATAGATGAGATTGTGCAAGAGCTGACGGTGTTAAAGGAAGTCCAAGCTCTCCATTATG TGTGCCTGAAGGGCTTGCAGATTCCAGGAAAATGTTTTCTGGCGAATCCAATGAAGAAGACCTTTCACACTGCTAATGAGGATTGTATCTCAAAGGGTGGTACGCTGAGCACCCCTCTGACAGACGACGAAAACACTCACCTCCGCTCCTATGTGCGTCAGACCGTTGGACCTAGGGAACACATTTGGCTGGGAATCAATGACCTTGCCAAAGAGGGAGAATGGGTGGATAAAACAGGATCCAACATAAGCTTTCAAAATTGGGAGAGAGACATCACCCATCAGCCCATCGGGGGCCGCACCCTAAACTGTGCTATTATGTCTGGAATGACCAATGGTAAATGGTTTGATGAAAACTGCCGTTCTGAGAGAGCCTCTGTTTGTGAAttcattattatataa
- the decr1 gene encoding 2,4-dienoyl-CoA reductase, mitochondrial isoform X4 gives MLPPGTFKNKVAFITGGGTGLGKGMTTALSALGAKCAIASRKLDVLKQTAEEISKQTGNEVYALQCDVRDPASVKAAVDQLVSDVGLPDVVINNAAGNFISPSEKLSANAWRTITDIVLNGTAYITLDIGKRLIAAKKGAAFLAITTIYAESGSGFVVPSASAKAGVEALCKSLAAEWGRYGMRFNVIQPGPIKTKGAFSRLDPAGQFEQSMIGRIPVGRLGTPGEIANLAAYLCSDYASWVSGAIIRMDGGEYVFMSGEFNPLSKVTKEQWDVMEALIRSTKES, from the exons ATGCTTCCTCCTGgtacttttaaaaacaaagttGCCTTCATCACAGGAGGAGGAACAGGGCTGGGTAAAGGCATGACCACTGCGCTGTCTGCACTAGGAGCAAAGTGTGCTATAGCCAGCAG AAAGTTGGATGTTCTGAAACAAACCGCTGAGGAAATCTCAAAACAAACTGGCAATGAG GTTTATGCATTGCAGTGTGATGTAAGAGACCCAGCCTCTGTAAAAGCCGCTGTAGACCAGCTGGTCAGTGATGTTGGACTGCCTGAT GTGGTGATTAACAACGCTGCAGGGAATTTTATTTCTCCCTCTGAAAAGCTCTCAGCTAATGCCTGGAGGACCATTACAGATATTGTTCTGAATGGCACAGCATACATCACTCTGGACATTGGAAAGCGTCTGATCGCAGCAAAGAAAG GCGCTGCATTTCTGGCAATCACAACAATCTATGCTGAGAGTGGCTCTGGATTTGTCGTGCCAAGTGCTTCTGCCAAGGCTGGAGTGGAGGCACTGTGCAA ATCTCTGGCAGCAGAGTGGGGAAGATATGGAATGAGATTCAATGTTATTCAACCTGGGCCAATTAAAACCAAG GGTGCTTTCAGCCGCTTAGATCCTGCAGGTCAGTTCGAGCAGTCGATGATTGGGAGGATTCCTGTGGGGAggcttggtacaccgggtgagatTGCCAACCTGGCTGCTTACCTCTGCAGCGACTATGCCAGCTGGGTGTCGGGTGCG ATCATCAGGATGGATGGGGGGGAGTATGTGTTCATGTCTGGTGAATTTAATCCACTTAGTAAG GTCACAAAAGAGCAGTGGGACGTAATGGAGGCCTTGATTAGAAGCACAAAGGAATCGTAG
- the decr1 gene encoding 2,4-dienoyl-CoA reductase, mitochondrial isoform X1, with translation MALWVRFLFKHRDPATCFSYARSFTNGTKTLWQNSTPPQAVFFPPSEGVMLPPGTFKNKVAFITGGGTGLGKGMTTALSALGAKCAIASRKLDVLKQTAEEISKQTGNEVYALQCDVRDPASVKAAVDQLVSDVGLPDVVINNAAGNFISPSEKLSANAWRTITDIVLNGTAYITLDIGKRLIAAKKGAAFLAITTIYAESGSGFVVPSASAKAGVEALCKSLAAEWGRYGMRFNVIQPGPIKTKGAFSRLDPAGQFEQSMIGRIPVGRLGTPGEIANLAAYLCSDYASWVSGAIIRMDGGEYVFMSGEFNPLSKVTKEQWDVMEALIRSTKES, from the exons ATGGCGCTGTGGGTGAGATTCCTGTTTAAACACAGAGATCCAGCAACATGTTTCTCTTATGCACGG TCTTTTACAAATGGGACCAAGACGTTATGGCAGAACAGTACTCCTCCCCAGGCAGTTTTCTTCCCTCCATCTGAAGGAGTGATGCTTCCTCCTGgtacttttaaaaacaaagttGCCTTCATCACAGGAGGAGGAACAGGGCTGGGTAAAGGCATGACCACTGCGCTGTCTGCACTAGGAGCAAAGTGTGCTATAGCCAGCAG AAAGTTGGATGTTCTGAAACAAACCGCTGAGGAAATCTCAAAACAAACTGGCAATGAG GTTTATGCATTGCAGTGTGATGTAAGAGACCCAGCCTCTGTAAAAGCCGCTGTAGACCAGCTGGTCAGTGATGTTGGACTGCCTGAT GTGGTGATTAACAACGCTGCAGGGAATTTTATTTCTCCCTCTGAAAAGCTCTCAGCTAATGCCTGGAGGACCATTACAGATATTGTTCTGAATGGCACAGCATACATCACTCTGGACATTGGAAAGCGTCTGATCGCAGCAAAGAAAG GCGCTGCATTTCTGGCAATCACAACAATCTATGCTGAGAGTGGCTCTGGATTTGTCGTGCCAAGTGCTTCTGCCAAGGCTGGAGTGGAGGCACTGTGCAA ATCTCTGGCAGCAGAGTGGGGAAGATATGGAATGAGATTCAATGTTATTCAACCTGGGCCAATTAAAACCAAG GGTGCTTTCAGCCGCTTAGATCCTGCAGGTCAGTTCGAGCAGTCGATGATTGGGAGGATTCCTGTGGGGAggcttggtacaccgggtgagatTGCCAACCTGGCTGCTTACCTCTGCAGCGACTATGCCAGCTGGGTGTCGGGTGCG ATCATCAGGATGGATGGGGGGGAGTATGTGTTCATGTCTGGTGAATTTAATCCACTTAGTAAG GTCACAAAAGAGCAGTGGGACGTAATGGAGGCCTTGATTAGAAGCACAAAGGAATCGTAG
- the decr1 gene encoding 2,4-dienoyl-CoA reductase, mitochondrial isoform X3: protein MALWVRFLFKHRDPATCFSYARSFTNGTKTLWQNSTPPQAVFFPPSEGVMLPPGTFKNKVAFITGGGTGLGKGMTTALSALGAKCAIASRKLDVLKQTAEEISKQTGNEVYALQCDVRDPASVKAAVDQLVSDVGLPDVVINNAAGNFISPSEKLSANAWRTITDIVLNGTAYITLDIGKRLIAAKKGAAFLAITTIYAESGSGFVVPSASAKAGVEALCKSLAAEWGRYGMRFNVIQPGPIKTKVLCRDVYSHSVHSSVGSKKEGSLSRYMRLMKCVIKGNVWFRFHPTNITFFRV, encoded by the exons ATGGCGCTGTGGGTGAGATTCCTGTTTAAACACAGAGATCCAGCAACATGTTTCTCTTATGCACGG TCTTTTACAAATGGGACCAAGACGTTATGGCAGAACAGTACTCCTCCCCAGGCAGTTTTCTTCCCTCCATCTGAAGGAGTGATGCTTCCTCCTGgtacttttaaaaacaaagttGCCTTCATCACAGGAGGAGGAACAGGGCTGGGTAAAGGCATGACCACTGCGCTGTCTGCACTAGGAGCAAAGTGTGCTATAGCCAGCAG AAAGTTGGATGTTCTGAAACAAACCGCTGAGGAAATCTCAAAACAAACTGGCAATGAG GTTTATGCATTGCAGTGTGATGTAAGAGACCCAGCCTCTGTAAAAGCCGCTGTAGACCAGCTGGTCAGTGATGTTGGACTGCCTGAT GTGGTGATTAACAACGCTGCAGGGAATTTTATTTCTCCCTCTGAAAAGCTCTCAGCTAATGCCTGGAGGACCATTACAGATATTGTTCTGAATGGCACAGCATACATCACTCTGGACATTGGAAAGCGTCTGATCGCAGCAAAGAAAG GCGCTGCATTTCTGGCAATCACAACAATCTATGCTGAGAGTGGCTCTGGATTTGTCGTGCCAAGTGCTTCTGCCAAGGCTGGAGTGGAGGCACTGTGCAA ATCTCTGGCAGCAGAGTGGGGAAGATATGGAATGAGATTCAATGTTATTCAACCTGGGCCAATTAAAACCAAG GTTCTGTGTAGGGATGTTTACAGCCATAGTGTTCACAGTAGTGTTGGAAGTAAAAAGGAAGGTAGTTTATCAAGGTATATGAGGCTGATGAAATGTGTGATTAAGGGCAATGTTTGGTTCAGATTTCACCCTACTAATATCACATTCTTCAGAGTCTGA
- the decr1 gene encoding 2,4-dienoyl-CoA reductase, mitochondrial isoform X2 encodes MESFTNGTKTLWQNSTPPQAVFFPPSEGVMLPPGTFKNKVAFITGGGTGLGKGMTTALSALGAKCAIASRKLDVLKQTAEEISKQTGNEVYALQCDVRDPASVKAAVDQLVSDVGLPDVVINNAAGNFISPSEKLSANAWRTITDIVLNGTAYITLDIGKRLIAAKKGAAFLAITTIYAESGSGFVVPSASAKAGVEALCKSLAAEWGRYGMRFNVIQPGPIKTKGAFSRLDPAGQFEQSMIGRIPVGRLGTPGEIANLAAYLCSDYASWVSGAIIRMDGGEYVFMSGEFNPLSKVTKEQWDVMEALIRSTKES; translated from the exons atggag TCTTTTACAAATGGGACCAAGACGTTATGGCAGAACAGTACTCCTCCCCAGGCAGTTTTCTTCCCTCCATCTGAAGGAGTGATGCTTCCTCCTGgtacttttaaaaacaaagttGCCTTCATCACAGGAGGAGGAACAGGGCTGGGTAAAGGCATGACCACTGCGCTGTCTGCACTAGGAGCAAAGTGTGCTATAGCCAGCAG AAAGTTGGATGTTCTGAAACAAACCGCTGAGGAAATCTCAAAACAAACTGGCAATGAG GTTTATGCATTGCAGTGTGATGTAAGAGACCCAGCCTCTGTAAAAGCCGCTGTAGACCAGCTGGTCAGTGATGTTGGACTGCCTGAT GTGGTGATTAACAACGCTGCAGGGAATTTTATTTCTCCCTCTGAAAAGCTCTCAGCTAATGCCTGGAGGACCATTACAGATATTGTTCTGAATGGCACAGCATACATCACTCTGGACATTGGAAAGCGTCTGATCGCAGCAAAGAAAG GCGCTGCATTTCTGGCAATCACAACAATCTATGCTGAGAGTGGCTCTGGATTTGTCGTGCCAAGTGCTTCTGCCAAGGCTGGAGTGGAGGCACTGTGCAA ATCTCTGGCAGCAGAGTGGGGAAGATATGGAATGAGATTCAATGTTATTCAACCTGGGCCAATTAAAACCAAG GGTGCTTTCAGCCGCTTAGATCCTGCAGGTCAGTTCGAGCAGTCGATGATTGGGAGGATTCCTGTGGGGAggcttggtacaccgggtgagatTGCCAACCTGGCTGCTTACCTCTGCAGCGACTATGCCAGCTGGGTGTCGGGTGCG ATCATCAGGATGGATGGGGGGGAGTATGTGTTCATGTCTGGTGAATTTAATCCACTTAGTAAG GTCACAAAAGAGCAGTGGGACGTAATGGAGGCCTTGATTAGAAGCACAAAGGAATCGTAG